A region of Vitis vinifera cultivar Pinot Noir 40024 chromosome 13, ASM3070453v1 DNA encodes the following proteins:
- the LOC100254754 gene encoding uncharacterized protein LOC100254754 yields MVWFRVGSGVGSVAKHAIRRTLCQGGSYATRTRVLPSQNRYFHSTVLKSKAQAAPVPRPVPLSRLTDSFLDGTSSVYLEELQRAWEADPNSVDESWDNFFRNFVGQAATSPGISGQTIQESMRLLLLVRAYQVNGHMKAKLDPLGLEEREIPDDLDPALYGFTEADLDREFFLGVWRMAGFLSENRPVQTLRAILTRLEQAYCGSIGYEYMHIADRDKCNWLRDKIETPTPRQYNQQRREVILDRLIWSTQFENFLATKWTAAKRFGLEGGETLIPGMKEMFDRAADLGVESIVIGMSHRGRLNVLGNVVRKPLRQIFSEFSGGTKPVDDVGLYTGTGDVKYHLGTSYDRPTRGGRRIHLSLVANPSHLEAVDPVVVGKTRAKQYYSNDLDRTKNIGVLIHGDGSFAGQGVVYETLHLSALPNYTTGGTIHIVVNNQVAFTTDPRSGRSSQYCTDVAKALNAPIFHVNGDDMEAVVHVCELAAEWRQTFHSDVVVDVVCYRRFGHNEIDEPSFTQPKMYKVIRNHPSALEIYQKKLLELGQATQEDIDRVQNKVNTILNEEFLASKDYVPNRRDWLSAYWAGFKSPEQISRVRNTGVRPEILKNVGKAITTLPENFKAHRAVKKIFDLRAQMIETGEGIDWAVGEALAFATLLVEGNHVRLSGQDVERGTFSHRHSVIHDQETGERYCPLDHVIMNQNEEMFTVSNSSLSEFGVLGFELGYSMENPNALVMWEAQFGDFANGAQVIFDQFLSSGESKWLRQTGLVVLLPHGYDGQGPEHSSARLERFLQMSDDNPYVIPEMDPTLRKQIQECNWQIVNVTTPANYFHVLRRQIHREFRKPLIVMSPKNLLRHKDCKSNLSEFDDVQGHPGFDKQGTRFKRLIKDQNDHSSLEEGIRRLILCSGKVYYELDEQRKKVKANDVAICRVEQLCPFPYDLAQRELKRYPNAEIVWCQEEPMNMGAYNYILPRLCTAMKEVDRGTVEDVKYVGRAPSAATATGFSSLHTKEQTELVQKALQPEPINYPF; encoded by the exons ATGGTGTGGTTTAGGGTTGGTTCTGGTGTAGGCTCcgtggcaaagcatgccattaGGAGAACATTGTGTCAAGGTGGATCATATGCAACAAGAACACGGGTCCTTCCATCACAGAACCGATACTTTCACAGTACTGTCCTTAAGTCAAAGGCTCAAGCTGCTCCTGTCCCACGCCCTGTGCCCCTCTCTAGGCTAACTGATAGCTTCTTAGATGGCACAAGCAGTGTCTACCTAGAGGAGCTACAAAGAGCTTGGGAAGCTGACCCAAATAGTGTTGATGAATCATGGGACAACTTCTTCAGAAATTTTGTGGGCCAAGCAGCTACATCGCCAGGCATATCTGGGCAAACAATTCAAGAAAGTATGCGTTTGTTGTTACTTGTGAGAGCTTACCAGGTGAATGGCCATATGAAAGCCAAGTTGGACCCATTGGGACTGGAAGAACGTGAAATCCCTGATGATTTAGACCCTGCTCTTTATGGTTTCACAGAAGCTGATCTTGATAGGGAATTCTTTCTTGGTGTCTGGAGGATGGCTGGGTTCTTGTCTGAGAACCGCCCAGTACAGACCCTTAGAGCCATACTAACCCGCCTTGAGCAGGCTTACTGTGGTAGCATTGGTTACGAGTACATGCATATTGCAGATCGTGATAAGTGTAACTGGTTGAGAGACAAGATTGAAACTCCAACTCCAAGGCAATACAATCAGCAGCGGCGTGAGGTTATTCTTGATAGGCTTATATGGAGTACACAGTTTGAGAATTTCTTGGCCACTAAGTGGACTGCAGCAAAGAGGTTTGGGCTTGAAGGTGGGGAGACTCTGATTCCTGGCATGAAGGAAATGTTTGACAGAGCTGCAGATCTTGGTGTTGAGAGTATAGTTATTGGAATGTCTCATAGAGGAAGATTGAATGTTTTGGGTAATGTTGTTCGAAAGCCACTGCGTCAAATTTTTAGTGAGTTTAGTGGTGGCACAAAGCCTGTGGATGACGTTGGGCTCTACACAGGAACTGGTGATGTCAAGTATCACTTGGGAACATCTTACGATCGACCAACTAGAGGTGGGAGGAGAATTCATTTGTCTTTGGTTGCAAATCCAAGTCACTTGGAAGCTGTAGATCCAGTTGTGGTTGGAAAAACTAGGGCTAAACAGTATTACTCTAACGATTTGGATAGGACAAAGAATATTGGTGTTTTGATCCATGGGGATGGTAGTTTTGCAGGACAAGGTGTTGTCTATGAGACTTTACATCTTAGTGCTCTTCCTAACTACACTACTGGTGGAACCATACACATTGTAGTGAACAATCAGGTGGCCTTCACAACTGATCCAAGGTCAGGGAGATCTTCACAGTATTGTACTGATGTTGCCAAAGCCTTGAATGCCCCCATTTTCCATGTCAATGGTGATGATATGGAGGCAGTTGTTCATGTGTGTGAGCTTGCTGCAGAGTGGCGCCAAACGTTCCATTCAGATGTTGTGGTTGATGTAGTGTGTTATCGTAGATTTGGGCACAATGAAATTGATGAGCCATCTTTCACACAACCCAAAATGTACAAG GTCATCCGGAATCACCCCTCAGCTCTTGAGATATACCAAAAAAAGCTTCTAGAACTTGGGCAGGCAACACAAGAAGATATTGATAGGGTACAGAATAAGGTCAACACAATCCTCAATGAAGAATTCTTAGCCAGCAAAGACTATGTTCCAAATAGGAGAGATTGGCTTTCAGCTTACTGGGCTGGATTCAAGTCACCAGAACAGATATCACGTGTCCGAAATACTGG GGTCAGACCAGAAATCTTGAAGAATGTTGGCAAAGCAATCACAACTCTTCCAGAGAATTTCAAGGCTCATAGAGCGGTAAAAAAGATTTTTGATCTGCGTGCACAAATGATTGAAACAGGGGAAGGTATTGATTGGGCGGTTGGGGAAGCACTTGCTTTTGCAACTTTGCTGGTAGAAGGGAACCATGTTCGTTTAAGTGGTCAGGATGTCGAAAGAGGCACATTTAGTCATCGGCATTCTGTAATTCATGATCAGGAGACTGGGGAGAGGTACTGTCCTTTGGACCATGTTATCATGAATCAGAATGAAGAGATGTTTACTGTCAGCAACAG CTCGCTCTCAGAGTTTGGTGTCCTTGGATTTGAATTGGGTTACTCAATGGAAAATCCAAATGCTTTGGTAATGTGGGAAGCTCAATTTGGTGATTTTGCCAATGGGGCTCAGGTGATATTTGATCAGTTCTTGAGCAGTGGGGAATCAAAGTGGCTGCGTCAGACTGGGCTTGTTGTGCTGCTTCCTCATGGTTATGATGGCCAAGGCCCCGAACATTCAAGTGCACGCTTAGAGCGTTTCCTTCAG ATGAGTGATGACAATCCATATGTTATACCTGAGATGGATCCAACTCTTAGGAAGCAGATCCAGGAATGCAATTGGCAGATTGTGAACGTCACAACTCCTGCTAATTATTTCCACGTTCTTCGGCGACAG ATACACAGGGAATTCCGCAAGCCCCTCATTGTGATGTCTCCAAAGAACTTGCTACGTCATAAAGACTGCAAATCAAATCTATCTGAATTTGATGATGTCCAAGGCCACCCAggttttgacaaacaagggacAAGATTCAAGCGCCTCATAAAGGACCAGAATGACCACTCAAGTCTGGAGGAGGGTATCAGACGCTTGATTCTTTGCTCTGGAAAG GTTTATTATGAGCTGGATGAACAGAGAAAGAAAGTCAAGGCTAATGACGTTGCCATTTGTAGGGTTGAACAGCTTTGTCCATTCCCATATGACCTCGCTCAGCGAGAGCTGAAGCGATATCCAA ATGCGGAGATTGTATGGTGCCAAGAGGAACCCATGAATATGGGTGCATACAACTACATTTTACCCCGCCTTTGTACTGCAATGAAAGAGGTGGACAGAGGTACTGTGGAGGATGTCAAGTACGTTGGCCGGGCTCCATCTGCTGCCACAGCCACTGGCTTCAGCTCGTTGCATACCAAAGAACAGACTGAACTTGTGCAGAAAGCCTTGCAGCCCGAACCAATCAATTATCCTTTCTGA
- the LOC100252992 gene encoding ras-related protein RABE1c, translated as MAAPPARARADYDYLIKLLLIGDSGVGKSCLLLRFSDGSFTTSFITTIGIDFKIRTIELDGKRIKLQIWDTAGQERFRTITTAYYRGAMGILLVYDVTDESSFNNIRNWIRNIEQHASDNVNKVLVGNKADMDESKRAVPTSKGQALADEYGIKFFETSAKTNLNVEEVFFSIAKDIKQRLAETDSKAEPQTIKINQPDQAANGGQAPQKSACCGS; from the exons ATGGCTGCTCCACCTGCAAGGGCTCGTGCTGATTATGATTACCTCATCAAGCTTCTTCTTATCGGCGATAGCG GTGTGGGGAAGAGTTGCCTTCTCTTGCGCTTCTCTGATGGGTCCTTTACTACCAGTTTTATTACCACCATTGG TATTGATTTCAAGATAAGAACCATCGAGCTTGATGGCAAACGGATCAAATTACAAATCTGGGATACAGCTGGTCAGGAGAGGTTTCGAACCATCACAACAG CTTACTATCGAGGAGCCATGGGTATTTTGCTGGTGTATGATGTTACTGATGAGTCATCTTTCAACA ATATTAGGAACTGGATTCGCAACATTGAACAGCATGCTTCTGATAATGTCAACAAGGTATTGGTGGGGAACAAAGCTGACATGGACGAAAGCAAAAGG GCCGTGCCAACCTCCAAGGGTCAAGCTCTTGCTGATGAGTATGGTATCAAGTTCTTTGAAACT AGTgcaaaaacaaatttgaatgtGGAGGAGGTTTTCTTTTCAATAGCTAAGGATATAAAACAAAGGCTTGCAGAAACTGATTCCAAGGCTGAG CCTCAGACAATAAAGATTAACCAACCAGACCAGGCAGCCAATGGTGGTCAAGCTCCTCAAAAATCAGCTTGCTGTGGTTCataa